A window from Ictalurus furcatus strain D&B chromosome 16, Billie_1.0, whole genome shotgun sequence encodes these proteins:
- the LOC128620488 gene encoding annexin A3: MASPGGRGTIKDKAGFNAGEDAAALRKAIEGFGTNEKTLIDILTKRSSAQRQQICKAYQDATGKSLVDALKGDTKGNFEDILVALVTPPGQFDMKAIKKAIKGAGTTESTLIEILASRSNHQIKALSDAYLQETGRALTNDLKSEVGGNFGKTLTTLAEGRRDESNNVDAAKAKADAKVLYEAGEKKWGTDESKFIDILCQRSVPQLRQTLVEYKNLSGKTLQQSIESEMSGNLEELLVAIVKCANSVPAYMAELLHKSLKGAGTNEAMLTRIMVSRSEIDMLDIKAEYKKLFGRSLYSDIKSDTAGDYEKTLLGICGAEA; encoded by the exons ATGGCTTCTCCTGGG GGTCGAGGAACCATTAAGGATAAAGCGGGTTTTAACGCAGGTGAAGACGCTGCTGCTTTACGGAAGGCCATCGAAGGATTCG GCACCAATGAGAAGACTCTGATTGACATTCTGACTAAGAGGAGCAGCGCTCAGCGTCAGCAGATCTGTAAAGCGTACCAGGACGCGACTGGAAAG TCTCTCGTGGACGCTCTGAAGGGAGACACTAAAGGAAACTTTGAGGACATCCTGGTGGCTCTCGTCACCCCGCCGGGGCAGTTCGACATGAAGGCAATTAAAAAAGCAATTAAA GGAGCTGGAACTACAGAGAGCACGCTGATCGAGATCCTCGCCTCCCGATCCAACCATCAGATCAAAGCTCTGTCTGACGCATACTTACAGG AGACGGGGAGAGCGCTGACTAACGATCTGAAGTCGGAGGTGGGGGGAAATTTTGGGAAAACTCTGACCACCCTGGCTGAG GGCAGAAGGGACGAGAGTAACAATGTGGACGCTGCTAAAGCCAAAGCCGATGCGAAG GTCCTGTACGAGGCCGGAGAGAAGAAATGGGGGACGGACGAGAGCAAGTTCATCGATATCCTCTGCCAGAGGAGCGTTCCTCAGCTCCGACAAA CCCTGGTGGAATATAAGAACCTGAGCGGGAAAACCCTGCAGCAGAGCATCGAGAGCGAGATGTCCGGGAATTTAGAGGAATTGTTAGTAGCCATAG TGAAATGTGCGAACAGCGTCCCGGCGTACATGGCAGAGCTTCTCCATAAGAGTTTGAAG gGCGCGGGCACTAACGAGGCCATGCTGACTCGGATCATGGTGAGCCGCTCCGAGATCGACATGTTGGACATCAAGGCCGAGTATAAAAAACTGTTCGGCCGCTCCTTATACTCCGATATCAAG TCCGACACAGCAGGAGATTATGAGAAAACACTGCTGGGGATCTGTGGAGCGGAGGCCTGA